CTGAGGCGGGAATCGGCCCGCCACCTGGCCTCCCTGGACTTCTCCGGCTACGCCATCGGCGGGCTGAGCCTGGGGGAGCCCAAGGAGATTACCTGGGCCATGCTGGATATCTGTACCGAAAACCTGCCCCCCAACAAGCCCCGCTACCTGATGGGGATGGGTTCCCCCGAGGACCTGGTGGAGGGTGTGGCAAGGGGAGTGGACCTGTTTGATTCCGCCCTCCCCACCCGGGTGGCCAGAAACGGCGGCCTCTATACCTCAACGGGGAGGATAGCCATTGAGAAGGCTGAATTCAGAGAGAAGGAGGGACCCGTAGAGGAGGGCTGCCCCTGCTATACCTGCCGAAATTTCTCCGCCGCCTACCTCCACCACCTCTTCCGGGCCCAGGAGCTGCTGGCCCTGCGCCTGGCAACCCTGCATAACCTGACCTTCTACATGAGGCTGATGGCTGATATGCGGACGGCCATCCTGGAGGAGAACTTCGCCCTCTTCCGGCAGGAGTTCCTGGCCCGCTACCGCCCCGCCCCCGAGGATGCCCGGCTGGCCCAGAAACAGCGCTGGCTAAAAGAGAGGCTGTAATACCTCTTTACCCCCCGGCGATGGCGGGGATAATGCTCACCTCGTCCCCCGGCTTGAGGGGGGTCTTCAGGTCCTGGAGGAAGCGGACATCCTCACCGTTGACATAGACATTGACAAAGTGCTGGACTTCCCCCTTGGCATCCAGGAGCCTTTCCTTTATCCCGGGGTGGCGCTTCTCCAGCTCCTCCAGGCAGTGGGCCAGGTCCTTGGCCTCCACCTCCACCACCGGCTGGTTGGCGGTGAACCGTCTTAGAGGGGACGGGATGCGCACCTTTACTGCCATCTAGCCCTCCACCACATCGCCCGTCACCCGGTCCACCTTCACCCCTTTGGAGGTGACCCATGCCAGGCCCTTTTCAATGTCCGCCTCCTTCCCCTCCAGCTCCAGGATAACCCAGCCCCGGTCCTCGGTTACATCCGCCCGGCGGATATTGGTGATTACCTTGAACTGCATCCCCAGATTGTAGATGATGGGCTCGGTTACCAGCTCCGTAGGGAAGGTGAACATCACCCTGCGTCTAGCCATATCTATTCCTCCCTTCACCCGTGAGTGGTTTCCTCTCTCAGCTTGGCCCCCAGGGACTCCTCAAAGGAAGCCAGCGTGGGCTTGATGATGATGGCCTGGACGATCTTATCCTCCACCGCCTCTACTGTCTTGGGTCCGGCCCCGGTGATATAGGCTACGGCCGTCTCCCCGGGGGCGATGGCCCCGGCTTGGACCAGGCTCCTGAGCCCGGCAATCACAACACCCCCCGCCGTCTCGGCGAAGATGCCCTCGGTCTCCGCCAGGAGCTTCATCCCCTCCACAATCTCCTCATCGGGGGTAGCGGCCACCCCTCCCCCCGATTCCCGCAGAACCCGCAGGGCATATACCCCGTCGGCGGGGTTGCCCATAGCCAGGGACTTGGCCAGGGTCTGAGGCCTGACAGGCTTGACCCGCTTATCCCCCCTCTCAAAGGCCTGGACAATGGGGGCGCACCCCAGGGGCTGGGCCAGGTGCATCCGGGTCCTCACCTCCCCGATGAGGCCAAGAGAGGAAAGCTCATGGAGCCCCTTCCACACCTTGGTATAGAGGGAGCCGGATGCGGCCGGGACGATGCAGTGGTCGGGGGCCCGCCACCCCAACTGTTCCGCCACCTCATATGCCAGGGTCTTGGAGCCCTCGGAATAGTAGGGGCGGATATTGATATTTACAAAGGCCCAGGGGTAGCGCTCTGCCAGCTCCCCGCAGAGGCGGTTCACCTCATCATAGTTGCCCTCCACCGCCACCAGGGTAGGCCGGTATATTGCCGTGCCCACTATTTTCCCCTTCTCCAGGTCGGTGGGGATGAAGATGAAGGCCTTCATCCTGGCCTTGGCCGCATGGGCCGCCACGGCGTTAGCCAGGTTCCCCGTAGAGGCACAGGCCACCGTGTCAAAGCCGAACTCCCTGGCCTTGCTTACCGCCAGGGAGACCACCCGGTCCTTAAATGAGTATGTCGGGTTAACGCAGTCGTTCTTGATGTAGAGCCCTTTCAGGCCCAGGGCCGCTCCCAGGTTATCCGCCTTGAGGAGGGGGGTGAACCCGGCATTCATGTCCACCACCTCCCCCTCCAGGGGAAGAAAGTCGCGGTAGCGCCACATGGAGAGGGGGCCCTGGGCTATCTTTTCCCGGCTGGTGGCCCGGGCCAGGGCCTCGTAGTCATAGGCTACCTCCAGGGAGCCGAAGCAAAACTCGCAGACATAGAGGGGCTGGAGGGGATACTCCCGGTGGCACTCCCGGCAGCGCAACGCCCGCGCAAACGACATCAGCCCCCCTTCAGTCCGGTTTCCAGAGGTGAATAGCTTTAACCGCGTCCATCAAAAGCCTGTTCCCCAATATACCATTGCCCTGGAATTCAGGCAAGGCCTGGACCGCTCAGCAGGCGGGGGTGCGGGGGCGGTACTGGAGGGCTTCGGCCAGGTGAGAGGGGCCGATGGTCTCGGAGCCGCAGAGGTCGGCGATGGTACGGGCCAGCTTCAGGACCCGGTGGAAGGCCCGTGCGGACAATGATAGCTGCTTCATGGCCGAGATGAGGAGGGCCTGGGCCCCGGGCTCCAGGGGGCAGAACTGCCTGACCTCGGCGGGGCGCATCTCGGCGTTGGTCAGGATGCTGTTCCCCTGGAAGCGCCCCTTCTCTATCTCCCGGGCCGCTTTCACCCGCTCTCTTACCCTTTCCGACATCTCCCCCGCCCGGTCATCGATGAGCTTCTCGTATTCCACCCTCGGCACCTGGACGAAGATATCAATCCTGTCCAGGAGGGGGCCAGAGATGCGCCTCTGGTACCGGGAGACAAGGGAGGGGGGGCAGGTGCAGGGCTTTTTGGGGTCGCCGAAGTAGCCGCAGGGGCAGGGGTTCATGGCCGCCACCAGCATGAAGTTGGCGGGGAAGGTGAAGGTCCCCTGGACCCGGCTTACGGTTACTGTTTTATCCTCCAGGGGCTGTCGCAGGGCCTCCAATAAATGCCCGAACTCGGGCAGCTCGTCCAGGAAGAGGACCCCCCGGTGGGCCAGGCTTATCTCCCCCGGGTGGGGCCAGCGCCCCCCGCCCACCAGGCCGGCCTCGGAGACGGTGTGGTGGGGGGAGCGGAAGGGCCTCTGCCGCAGGAGGGGGGAGCCCGGAGGCAGGAGGCCGCTGACGCTGTATATCCTGGTCACCTCCAGGGCCTCCCCTTTTGTCATAGATGGGAGGATGGAGGGGAGGGCTCGGGCCAGAAAGGTCTTGCCTGAGCCGGGTGGCCCCATCATGACCAGGTTGTGCCCCCCCGCCGCCGCCACCTCCAGGGCCCTCTTGGCGTGCTCCTGCCCCTTGATATGGGCCAGCTCCGCCGCCGGGGTGGGCACCATCCCTTCCTCTGCCGGTGGGGCGGGGGGGATAGGTTTCTCCCCCCTCAGATGGGCCACCAGGGCAGAAAGGCTTTCCACCGGCACTATCTCCAGCCCCTCCACCAGGGTGGCTTCGGCGGCATCGACGGCGGGGACATAGGCAGCCTTGAAGCCCTTCTCCAGGGCCAGGGCCACCATGGGGAGGATGCCCGGGGTATGCCTCAGGCCCCCGTCCAGAGAAAGCTCCCCCAGAAAGACGGCTTGGGAGACATCGGCCTCTAGCTGTTCCGAGGCCAGGAGGACCCCCAGGGCCATAGGCAGGTCATAGGCGGGGCCTTCCTTGCGGAGGTCGGCGGGGGCCAGGTTGATGGTAATACGCCGGTTGGGGAAGATGCATCCGGAGTTCCTGATAGCCGCCCGCACCCTCTCCCTGGCCTCCTGGACCGGGGTATCCGGCAGGCCCACGATGGTGAAGGAGGGGAGGCCAGGTGATATATCCACCTCCGCCTCCACCAGCACCCCCTCCAGCCCCGCCACAGCACAGGTGAGAACCTTGGCCAGCATCCCAATCCCATATTAGCAGGGAGAAACTCTATAGTAAAGATATGGTCAACATAGTAAAGATATAGTCAAGATGGTAAAGATATGGTAAAGATAAAAGGCGGGCTCACCCCAGAAGGCGCAGGTAGAGGTCAAGGAGGCCCTGGCCCCAGAGCAGGGTCACGAAGGAGCCCCCCACCAGGAAGGGGCCGAAGGGTATGGCGGCCTTTCTCCCTTTGAGCCTGAGGGCCAGGAGAACGGAGGCCAGCAGCCCCCCGCTGACAACGGCCACTAGAATAGCCACAAGGACCAGGGGCCAGCCGTTAATCAGGCCCAGGAGGCCAGCCAGTTTCACATCCCCAAGTCCCATCCCCCCCCGGGCCAGGAAATATATGGCCAGGAAGAGGCCAAACCCCACCCCACCCCCCACCAGGGCAGGAATGGCGCGGCCCTCAAGCAGGGCCAGGCCCAGGGCCAGGGCCATCCCCGGGAAGACTATCACATCGGGGATAATGCCCTCCCTCAGGTCTATGAAGAAGATAGGGACAAAGAGGGCCACATATACCAGGGAGGAGAAAAGCTCCAGGCCGGGCCCCAGCCTCCACCCCAGGAAAGCGAAAAGCCCCCCCGTCAGCAGTTCCACCAGAGGGAGACGCCAGGAAATTGGCACACCGCAGAACCGGCATTTCCCCCGAAGCAGAACGTAGCTCAGGACCGGCAGCAGGTCCCGCGTGGAAAGCCCCCGCCCGCAGGCCTCGCAGCGGGAAGAGGGGAAGAGAAGGGACTCCCCCCGGGGCAGGCGGTCAATGACCACATTGAGGAAGCTGCCCACCACCAGGCCCACCAGGCCCAGGAAGAGAGCCAGCATTATCCCTTGCCCAGGGGGCGGAGAAGAAGGCCGATGTTCACCATGAACAGGGCCAGGGAGAACTCGGGGTCCGGGGGCAGAGGCAGAGGGGCCTCCAGGGGAGCCAGAGAGTGGCCAGTGGCCGCCGCCAGGTCATCGGCCAGGCCCGGTAGCCCCGCCAGCCCCCCCGTGAGGTAAAGGGGCACATCCTCGGCAAGGGGCTCCCCGTAGGTCTCGGTGTAAAAGCTGATGCTCCTACCCACCTCCTCCATCACCCTGGCCGAGACTTGCTCCGAGGGAAGGGGCTCATCCCCCAGGAAAACACTCCTCGTCAGGGCAGGAAAGCCCTCCCTGACCACCGCCATCTCCACCGAGTTGCTCTCCACGTGGGCCAGGATGGCCTCCCGGCGCCTCGTACAGCGGGCCAGGGCCAGTGCCTTCAGGTCCAGCCTCTCCAGCTTCAGCCCCCCCCTGTCAAACACCGCCAGGAGGGCGTGGAGGGGCTCCCGCGGACAGGCCGCCACAAAGACCCGCCGGACTCCCCTTCCGGGGAGTACCCGCCAGAAAAGGTAATGGCTTTCCGGAGAGACCGCCATCTGCCGGCGGGTCTCCCTGACCACTACCCCCTCCACGTCCAACCCCCGAAAAGCAGGCAGGCTCAGGGTGCGGGTGAGGGCCGCCAGGCCTGGGAAGGAACAGAAAAGGCGGGCGGGGAGAAGGGAACGGGAGCGGAGGGTGGATATCACCATCTCCCTCAGCCCCTCGGCGTCCGCCACGTATCCATTGCGCAGGAAACGGGGGGCAAAAGGTATGGAACCCCAGTACTCAGGGGAGCCACCCCAGAAG
This genomic interval from Chloroflexota bacterium contains the following:
- the tgt gene encoding tRNA guanosine(34) transglycosylase Tgt, whose translation is MFEFRIEKVCPTTRARAGKLVTPHGPAPTPIFAPVGSQGTVKTLTPDELRELGTHILLGNAYHLMLRPGVEVIRKMGGLHRFMGWDGPLITDSGGYQVFSLARLRKVSDEGAFFRSHIDGSEHSLSPEKAVSVQEALGADIAMALDEPPAHGVGREKVDEATRRTHLWAGRCLAVHRQGALFGIVQGGGFPDLRRESARHLASLDFSGYAIGGLSLGEPKEITWAMLDICTENLPPNKPRYLMGMGSPEDLVEGVARGVDLFDSALPTRVARNGGLYTSTGRIAIEKAEFREKEGPVEEGCPCYTCRNFSAAYLHHLFRAQELLALRLATLHNLTFYMRLMADMRTAILEENFALFRQEFLARYRPAPEDARLAQKQRWLKERL
- a CDS encoding MoaD/ThiS family protein — its product is MAVKVRIPSPLRRFTANQPVVEVEAKDLAHCLEELEKRHPGIKERLLDAKGEVQHFVNVYVNGEDVRFLQDLKTPLKPGDEVSIIPAIAGG
- a CDS encoding NIL domain-containing protein, which encodes MARRRVMFTFPTELVTEPIIYNLGMQFKVITNIRRADVTEDRGWVILELEGKEADIEKGLAWVTSKGVKVDRVTGDVVEG
- a CDS encoding threonine synthase codes for the protein MSFARALRCRECHREYPLQPLYVCEFCFGSLEVAYDYEALARATSREKIAQGPLSMWRYRDFLPLEGEVVDMNAGFTPLLKADNLGAALGLKGLYIKNDCVNPTYSFKDRVVSLAVSKAREFGFDTVACASTGNLANAVAAHAAKARMKAFIFIPTDLEKGKIVGTAIYRPTLVAVEGNYDEVNRLCGELAERYPWAFVNINIRPYYSEGSKTLAYEVAEQLGWRAPDHCIVPAASGSLYTKVWKGLHELSSLGLIGEVRTRMHLAQPLGCAPIVQAFERGDKRVKPVRPQTLAKSLAMGNPADGVYALRVLRESGGGVAATPDEEIVEGMKLLAETEGIFAETAGGVVIAGLRSLVQAGAIAPGETAVAYITGAGPKTVEAVEDKIVQAIIIKPTLASFEESLGAKLREETTHG
- a CDS encoding YifB family Mg chelatase-like AAA ATPase; translation: MLAKVLTCAVAGLEGVLVEAEVDISPGLPSFTIVGLPDTPVQEARERVRAAIRNSGCIFPNRRITINLAPADLRKEGPAYDLPMALGVLLASEQLEADVSQAVFLGELSLDGGLRHTPGILPMVALALEKGFKAAYVPAVDAAEATLVEGLEIVPVESLSALVAHLRGEKPIPPAPPAEEGMVPTPAAELAHIKGQEHAKRALEVAAAGGHNLVMMGPPGSGKTFLARALPSILPSMTKGEALEVTRIYSVSGLLPPGSPLLRQRPFRSPHHTVSEAGLVGGGRWPHPGEISLAHRGVLFLDELPEFGHLLEALRQPLEDKTVTVSRVQGTFTFPANFMLVAAMNPCPCGYFGDPKKPCTCPPSLVSRYQRRISGPLLDRIDIFVQVPRVEYEKLIDDRAGEMSERVRERVKAAREIEKGRFQGNSILTNAEMRPAEVRQFCPLEPGAQALLISAMKQLSLSARAFHRVLKLARTIADLCGSETIGPSHLAEALQYRPRTPAC
- a CDS encoding prepilin peptidase, with protein sequence MLALFLGLVGLVVGSFLNVVIDRLPRGESLLFPSSRCEACGRGLSTRDLLPVLSYVLLRGKCRFCGVPISWRLPLVELLTGGLFAFLGWRLGPGLELFSSLVYVALFVPIFFIDLREGIIPDVIVFPGMALALGLALLEGRAIPALVGGGVGFGLFLAIYFLARGGMGLGDVKLAGLLGLINGWPLVLVAILVAVVSGGLLASVLLALRLKGRKAAIPFGPFLVGGSFVTLLWGQGLLDLYLRLLG